TGTGACTTGCTTGCTTATGTCAGTTAAAATAAGTCAATgttgatttttggtttcacaaTGGACACAAaccccagtctcctgggtgaaagtcctgttttgTTTATCGCTGTTATAACGAAatctgacttcctcctttgctcccctCATAATAACAACGACTGCGACCTTATTGTAGGTGCAGCAGGCCCCTTTAAACCTCTTTAAATCTGTGAGGCCGATAACCGGTGATCATGCCCATTCAATCAAGTCATAACATGGAAACCAGTTAAATGATGGTGCCGGTATTCTACTGAAATTTGACATAATTGAGTTAACATTACTTTTTAACCAAACTCTTCAACGTAAGATGGAAAATGATCACATTTGCGTGAATATTTGTGTTGATGCATCGGCGGCCCTGACCTCCAGCATAGTGACCAGCACCACCAGCGCTCCGATGGTGTTCATCATGCCTCCGTAGTAGGACAGCATGGCGTCGCGGCAGCCGCGCTTCCACACGTTGAGCTCCTCTGTGTAGTGGTCGTAGCTGTAGTGGGCAGTGTTGTTGGTCATCTGGTGCTGGATGCAGGGTCTGGGGGAGCTGGGGTTACAGCAGCTGAACGGGACTCCGTCCATCAGATACTGGCCATCCACGTTGCTCCCGATGCGGCTGAGATAAGAGGATGAGGCAGAGTGACACGTTATGATGGGTGGGAGGTGAAAGTGAGCTAAGCTTAAAGGTCATGGACTATATTTGCAGCCTGTGTGAGCTAAAATTACTTGAAGTATAATTAGTGGTTGTTACAGTTTATTGTTGGATTTTATCTTTTCAGTTAGCGAATACAATCAAATTGAACCACACTCTGCTAATAAGCACAGGACGAGGAAGTTTTAGAGGCTCTACTTAAGGATATTATGCACTCCAATACAACAGGACACATTGTTTCCTCAACACTAAGCAGTAAATCAACATCTCTCCAACAGATATTAAGCATAAATCAAACACTTGATGCTTGACACAGGTCACATTATTGCAGAGCAGATGAAGTGGTTTATATTGCTTCTATCGTCCTACTTGTTTATTACTCTTTTTATACTGCGTAAACCCTGAGCAACACTGATGTACAACCATCAGTCAAGAACCACCATTAAAACATAACTGACTGTGCTCACTGATACCACCTCTACACGTCAAACAAGTACAATAAAAGTCAGATTTCACTTTAAAGGGCTTGACCCAGATCTCGACCGCTGTGATTGATGGATGGTAGCAGGTCAGTGGAAAGACACGATAGGATCAGTAAGACCTGAGCAGGTCCAATATGGATCAGTGATTTCGGGAAACATCAACATCTCATTAAGCCCAAAATAACCTCCCAGTTCAGACTTTGATCAACGCTACAGAACATACTGGAAATACGACACTAAATAGGAAAGTACTGGAAAGTACTTACTAAGACATCAGTTAGAACGATGGTTGTAGGTCTAAACCAAAAGTCGATAGGATAATTCATGTGGACGATGAACTCAAACACTTGATCTAACATCATTAAATCTTGTGGTATCTTAATGTTGTAGttgtattgttgttgctgttgttattgttgcgATGACTtcttgttgtgttgtcttgctATTGTTGAAAATTGAGATGAAATGattctctgtttcctgtccAGGGACGACAGATGAAAATGAACTTATAGCTAACTCTGGTGCAGCTAAGTAGCTGTGCACTGtcactgttaaataaataataaataaatatgttctGGAGTTGCCTGAGGATATCAAATTATTGGAGCAATATTTTTCAGGCCTTATCAAGAATGATAGAAAGACCTTTCATGGCAGTTCCAGAAACTATGGATTTGAACATAGTAAAAACACAATATGGTATCGTGTGTCTGCCCACCAGCGGGAGGGAGGGTTGTTTTTACTTAACTGGAAACAAAGAACTGAACAAACACGCCAGCTgaatttttttgtgtcatttttgcccacaaataaagacaaaacaaggaAATCAGAGATGGTGATACTGACAATTTAGTCAGGCCAAGTAATTTACTGCCCCctacaaaacaagcacttccaTGATGCtatggtaaataaataaataaataaataaaatacaataaaacattcacatctgatagttcagttcagttcaaatgCATTTATCTCAAATGGGCAATTCGGTTTCACAGCCTCCTCAAGTTAACGCAATAAAATAGAGACAAACATGTTCAGAATAGCAGCAGCACTCGAATGTCAACGTGTCAGAGACAACAGATGAGCACATGGGTCATAAAGGATGTCAAAATTTGGCAACCTTTTATAGACCACCTCAATTATATCatctattctttttttctttttttaaactttattttaacccgtcttttttaaagttcattttatgctATCCACTATCATTGTTATTACatttgttgtatgtgtgtgcatgtatatagatgtgcatatgtgtgcgGTTTTATTGTAAGACAATGAACGCAGCtccagagaaagacagaaagatggCTGTACTGATATTTAAAATTTGGGTTAAAAGAGAAGCCtctttgaaactgaaaatgtgacATCAAAAGATGTCCCACAGGGACACCACATCAGTTTTACTGTCCAGTGTTATTGTAATCGGATAGCTGGTGTTTATACTGAGTTCAAAATCCCGTCTACAAATTGCTCTATTGTGCAGTGCCGTCCTTGAAGTGTTGCCAGCTCCTCAGCTGATTGGACTGGACACTGATTCTTGAAGGACATGGACGCTGTAATCCTTGAGATTAAACACTAACTGCTGTGTGTGCCGACGATCCAAACTGTCCCCTTCACAATTGTCCTCACAAACCTAACTGGAGCCTGTCGCTGAAAAATCAGTGCAGATATGAGCAGGTTGACACAAAGAGGCCACACATCAATGGACATGAACTTCTAATCCCATACGGGCCTTTTgaccttttgtttctttttctgtttctaatCACCTCCTCAGGTCCCTCCTCCTCAGCGTTATCCATAAAACTGCCTGGTAACCTCCTCCGCCCTCACAGCCCCCTGTGCCACATCCCCATTGCTGTCACCATTTCTGTGATGCTAATCCTTAGTGGATGAAAGTGAATAATGCACCTGCTGACCTACCTTCACCTCAAATCCACTTATACTGAACTGTAACTTTGTATGGACGACCCCTAAAGGACCCCACCTTGATACCTTCAGGTTCAATGACAACCTCTTTAAGCCGTCACAcattcatctctttttttttttaaaaagattttttttttttaattgataggacagacaagcgtgaaagggggagagagagagggagtgacatgcagcaaagggccacaggctggagtcgaacccgggccgctgcggcaacagccttgtacatggggcgcctgctctaccactaagccactgacacCCCACACATTCATCTCTAAGTCTTCTACCTTTTAAGAGATTAtcatacttttttttgtcacaagTCTTCTACCTTTTAAGAGATTAtcatacttttttttgtcacttaCTCTTTGACTTCCTTTGCGCTGAAGTCCAGGTAGCGGTTGCTAACCCACTGAATCTCAAACCAATCTCTGAAGTTGTCATTTCCGCAGCAACGAAACTCCATCTGCATCAGGTCCAGGGTCCTCTTCATGTAGCAGCGTCCCGGTGTGTCCGTGTCCTTGTAGAACTTCATGCCGTTCCTCAGCCCCTCGGCCAGCGTGAACTGCAGGGGGATCCTCatcaggaaacacagcagggcTGTGACGAGCAGCAGGGCGTTGAAGCCCACGCAGAACATCAGGAAGCCCTTCAACATGGGCTTCCACTTTACGAACTTGGTAGGGTCCAGGGAGTCGTAGCACACTTTGCCTCCGAAGGCGTTGATGCCGCAGGCTATTAGGCCCATGAATATGAGCAGGTTGGGCAAGAAGTGGCTCTCGTTGTTGTCCATAAGTTCCGAGCGCTTTCGCAGCTCGATCTTAAAGAAAAGGCCCATGCTGAAGACCAGCACGCCGGCCATCACGGCAAACCAGTACATGAACCAGACTGTCTGAGCGAGCTTTACCCGCTTCTTCAGGTCAAACTTGACCAACATTAACACCATGGTTCAACCTGTGATGTGTCCTCGCCTGTGAAGAAGGGAGTCAAATGATGATCGGCAGGAGCTCCAAGGGGTTCTTTGCGATCACGGTCTCCTGTGGCTGGTCCGTCAGCTCAGCCTGTAATCCATCCCACAGCAAAACAGCAGAGGTGAAGAACCCAGGAGGACCCGGGAGCAGCGCAGGAGTGTTATTTCTTCAAAGTTAACTCCTCTCCCATTGTGACAGAAACCTTAAATTTCACAAGGCGTTATCTCCCCCAACTTTTTACCGTTTTTTCCCTCGTTaacacacaggtgaggctaatcgTGATGTTCCGCTCTCTTGGAGAGGTGGAGGATTGCCGAGGATCCTCATGATTAAACTCAAAGTTGCAGTACGTCATGCTAAGCCCCTGTAAGCAGCCTGATCCAATTTGCCGAAATCCCTCTACACAAGATGAGCCTGATCGTAAGCCGCTGCCAGGGGCCATAATTGGTTTGAGCGTTCACGTGGTCATCATGGTCGCCGTGATCGAACACGCCGGGGGAGCAGTAATGGCATCAGCTGAAGCCTGACAGAGACCATCTATGTGCTCATTCACAGGTGGGGTCCACAAGTTCAACACACACCGGATGTCTTCACAGTGGAGCTAATCAAGCCCCATTAACCCATTCATAGAAACAACAGAGCTCTCAGGCTCACACAACAACCCCTCTAATATCACTGAATATGGGATCAATCATTTATAACGCCACTAACCAACtaacaataaatataaacatacaaCAAACTTCATCTTACAAGCTAATAAGTGCATTTAAGTGCTCTAATTGCAGAGCCAGCTCTACACATAAACTGATATAAGCAGTTGGGATGGGCCCTTGGTCtagaaaagattttttttaatgaacgagagacaaaaaacaaattaaaagtgatttttttgtgtcatatttgccaACAAATAGAGACAAAACAAGGCACTCAAAGATGATATTGACAATTTAGTCAGGCCAAGTAATTTCCTGTCCCctacaaaacaagcacttcctTGATGCTGtggtgataaaataaaataaaataaaacaattaaagctacagttccCTACAAAACAAGCATACTCATGATGCTATggtgataaaaaatatataaaataaaataaaataaaatatcataaaaataattaaagctaCAGTCTCCTACAAAACAAGCATGATGCTatggtaaataaaataaaataaaataaaataaaataaaataaaataaaataaaataaaaattaattaaagctACTGTCCCCTACAAAACAAGCATTCCCATGATGCTATggtaaatcaaatcaaatcaaatcaaatcaaataaaaacgATAATAAAAGCTGCAAGCTGACAGAGCCGTCCTTTTCTATGACAGTCAGACCGTGCACACAGGAGTGAGATGATGTATCCGTCATAGAGNaaatcaaatcaaatcaaatcaaatcaaatcaaatcaaatcaaataaaaacgATAATAAAAGCTGCAAGCTGACAGAGCCGTCCTTTTCTATGACAGTCAGACCGTGCACACAGGAGTGAGATGATGTATCCGTCATAGAGTGTGGGTGCTGGAATGAcccatttcacattttgtaccac
The Epinephelus moara isolate mb chromosome 13, YSFRI_EMoa_1.0, whole genome shotgun sequence genome window above contains:
- the prph2a gene encoding peripherin-2a, whose translation is MVLMLVKFDLKKRVKLAQTVWFMYWFAVMAGVLVFSMGLFFKIELRKRSELMDNNESHFLPNLLIFMGLIACGINAFGGKVCYDSLDPTKFVKWKPMLKGFLMFCVGFNALLLVTALLCFLMRIPLQFTLAEGLRNGMKFYKDTDTPGRCYMKRTLDLMQMEFRCCGNDNFRDWFEIQWVSNRYLDFSAKEVKDRIGSNVDGQYLMDGVPFSCCNPSSPRPCIQHQMTNNTAHYSYDHYTEELNVWKRGCRDAMLSYYGGMMNTIGALVVLVTMLEVAVTIGLQYVNSSLSTLANPDDPESESEGWILEKTVKETFTDIMDKMKAMGKGSKVEEGGEAAVATVS